The proteins below are encoded in one region of Helianthus annuus cultivar XRQ/B chromosome 2, HanXRQr2.0-SUNRISE, whole genome shotgun sequence:
- the LOC110889647 gene encoding uncharacterized protein LOC110889647, translating into MVVCTCGASTSLRTSWTTQNPGRRFHRCNKPSSCGFVAWAEPPKIENPAVMIPALLDTTKRHEENARQMFARNMKLEEEAEKLAQEKKMLKVILGFSFLLFMFYYVKSG; encoded by the coding sequence ATGGTGGTTTGCACTTGTGGAGCCTCAACGTCACTGAGAACCTCATGGACAACACAAAACCCAGGTCGTCGTTTTCATCGGTGCAACAAACCATCAAGCTGTGGATTCGTTGCTTGGGCTGAGCCACCGAAGATTGAGAATCCGGCTGTGATGATTCCTGCACTGTTGGACACCACCAAGCGGCATGAAGAGAATGCAAGACAGATGTTTGCTCGGAACATGAAGCTTGAAGAAGAAGCTGAAAAATTGGCACAGGAGAAGAAGATGCTTAAAGTTATCTTAGGTTTCAGTTTTTTGTTGTTCATGTTTTACTATGTTAAGTCTGGTTAG